A segment of the Aridibaculum aurantiacum genome:
ACTTTCGCATGTTTACATATATGAAGGTGGCGGCATAGCCTTCAATGCGGCTGCATCTGTACGGCCGGTAAAAGGCGACAGGGGAAGAATTACTGCCGAACAAGTACGGGAGGCTATTAACCCGGAAGATATTCATAAACCTTATTCTGCATTGGTGAGCCTGGAAAATACTGCGAACCGCGGCGGCGGAAGTTGCTATGATTTTGCTGAGCTTGAAAAGATAAAAGAGGTTTGTAAAGAACAAGGGTTGGCACTTCACCTGGATGGAGCACGATTATTCAATGCATTGGTGGCCAAAAATGAAAAGCCCCAGGCATACGGGCAGGTTTTTGATACTATTTCACTATGCCTTAGCAAAGGATTAGGAACACCAGTTGGTAGTGTATTATTGGGAGACAAGAACTTTATAAAGAAGGCGCGCCGGGTAAGAAAAGTTTTAGGAGGAGGAATGAGGCAGGCAGGTTACCTTGCTGCCGCCGGCATATATGCTCTTGAAAATCATATTGACCGGTTGGCTGAAGATCACCAACATGCACAAATGCTGGCTGATGCATTGGCCAGTAAAGATTTTGTTAGAGTGATCAACCCGGTAGAGACCAACATCCTGATAT
Coding sequences within it:
- a CDS encoding threonine aldolase family protein; amino-acid sequence: MIDYRSDTFTKPTPAMLEAMFRAEVGDDVFEEDPTINKLEILSADMFGKEAGLFCPSGTMTNQIAIKCHTQPGDEVICEELSHVYIYEGGGIAFNAAASVRPVKGDRGRITAEQVREAINPEDIHKPYSALVSLENTANRGGGSCYDFAELEKIKEVCKEQGLALHLDGARLFNALVAKNEKPQAYGQVFDTISLCLSKGLGTPVGSVLLGDKNFIKKARRVRKVLGGGMRQAGYLAAAGIYALENHIDRLAEDHQHAQMLADALASKDFVRVINPVETNILIFEVKGRFTPQGLVDKLMNEYDIKCIAISRTQVRLVLHLDVTREMVEKTIDVLQQL